One Phoenix dactylifera cultivar Barhee BC4 unplaced genomic scaffold, palm_55x_up_171113_PBpolish2nd_filt_p 000026F, whole genome shotgun sequence genomic window carries:
- the LOC103713837 gene encoding 40S ribosomal protein S12 gives MAAEDGIAVETAAPALGEPMDLMTALQLVMKKSLAHDGLVRGLHEAAKAIEKHAAQLCILAEDCDQPDYVKLVKALCADHNVHLVTVPSAKTLGEWAGLCKIDSEGKARKVVGCSCVVIKDYGEESEGLHIVQEYVKSH, from the exons ATGGCTGC CGAAGATGGTATTGCTGTCGAAACTGCTGCTCCAGCTCTTGGAGAGCCCATGGACCTGATGACAGCACTTCAACTTGTGATGAAGAAATCATTGGCCCATGATGGGCTTGTTCGTGGGCTCCATGAAGCTGCCAAGGCGATTGAAAAGCATGCTGCACAGCTTTGTATTCTAGCTGAGGATTGTGACCAGCCTGACTATGTCAAGTTGGTCAAAGCACTTTGTGCTGATCACAATGTGCATTTAGTAACAGTACCAAGTGCAAAAACCCTTGGCGAGTGGGCAGGG CTATGCAAGATTGACTCTGAGGGAAAGGCAAGAAAAGTTGTAGGCTGTTCATGTGTGGTTATCAAG GATTATGGCGAAGAATCAGAGGGTCTACATATAGTTCAGGAATATGTGAAGTCACACTGA